The Lolium rigidum isolate FL_2022 chromosome 1, APGP_CSIRO_Lrig_0.1, whole genome shotgun sequence region TTGTTTAAAAAGCGACCTAGGAGCTGTCCATCATGCTTTCACTCCCGGACAAGTTGGCCACACCGACATTACCACTGTCTGGAAGCTTCACTTCGGAAACTTTTTCAGCTCCAAATGTGAAATTACTTGGGATGTTGTTCGAGCTGACCCGCTCAAAGATGGAGGCTGGAGTCTGCTGATTGAAGGTAGGCAACTGGATGTCACCTGTTGGTTTTgggaaaccaaatccaagtgaagGGAAAGTAGAATCTGTTGGAGCAAAAGATTGAGCTGCCACACCAACATTGGAGCCGAAAAGTTTCTGCTCATACTCAATCAACTGCTGCTGTGCCGCTGTAAAAAAAAGTAAGAATATTTCTTTAGCCAACCATGATACTTTTTGAGAAAGACCCACCACTAAATTCATAGTACTTACTATATAATCGGGAATAAACTTTGAATTATATAGTCCGACTTTCAAAATGCAAGATTTTGTACTACCTCAACAACAGAGTTCTTTATGCATATAGGCTCAATCTTTCAAAATGCAAGATTTTGTACTACCTCAACAACAGAGTTCTTTATGCATATAGGCTTTGTTCATTTGTTGCCTTTTCATGCTTTCACCGACCAGCAAATTGATGGAAATTGTCACTGTACCTTGCCATCAAATCTTCTAACTATACATTAGTTAGATCCTCAGCAAATATGAAAAGTTTCATGCTATTATGGTACCGCGTTAGCAAGATTGGTGTTCCCAACTAAGTTGTGCAGCAGTACATATTTGAGTACTCTAATTCAGAAATTAGACTCACAGCAGACCTCAATTATGAGGTACAATTCAATCTTTATGTTTTGTCCCAGTTTCCTATAATGATTCATCTTGGAAGTCTTACCATCAGCCAGTTGAACTTGTGGTCTTCGTTCTTTCACCCATTGATAACACTGTGCAAGTCGCCAGCCTCTGGACTTCATCAAGAAGGCTATCACAAATGCAGCTGACCTGATCAACGTATTTTGAACGAATTAGTCACAGAAGTCCCAGCAACATAAGAAACAATAACTGCTATATGAGGACTAATGTTACATGTACACACCTACTCTTCCCTGACATGCAATGGACAAGAACTCGTGTTTTATCCCTCTCGCACTGTTCTGAAGttgaaaataacaaaataagTAGGTACATGATGCCCTTAATGACTCAGCATTAGATAATCCGATGCTCAATGTGGGAAGAGGGACTGGGAGACAGAACAGCAAAAATCACAAGGGTATCTACTGAACATGAGTTAAATGATAGTCAAAGAAAGCATATTGGATAGTAGATTGAGGTTGAAAAACCTTTATGCTAAACGAAAGTGAATGTCTGCCACGAGCAAAATATGTCAACAGAACAATGGAAATGGTAAACACAATGTATGTATATCTGTTGTTGGCTGGGGACTGGAAGAACAGCACCATACCTAGAAACTGGATTGCATCATCAAACTGCAAAGTCTTGTCATCTTGAAGGCAGTGATAAGTGAAGGAATTCCGGTAAAGGTTTTGGCAGAAAGGGACGGTCTGTCCAGTAAAGAGCATTGCAAAATATCATTTCAGTGTCAAATAGAGCAAAAACATTTTCAGAGTTCTAAAACGGTATGTGACAGATGTTGAACAAGGAGGATCAGACAAGGTCAGATAGTAAAGGTTTTGGCGCAAATGCAGTCTACCAATGTCATAGCCAGGTAAAGAGCTGGTAAGATATCATTTCTCTATCAAACAGAAGAAGAATAGTCGCAGAGTTTCAGATGACAGGTCTAACCATGGAAACAACACAATGTAAATCGTAAGTCTTAATAACCACTATTCAATCCAAATGTAATATTTGTGACAAGCTACCATTCAATAGTGAATCGATGAATCCAATGCAAAAGGATTAAGTAGTAGTGAGTTTGTTTACTGTGGGTCAGGATGTTGTGTTCTCTTCCATCCAGCAAACAAAGTCCGGAGAAGTAGATCCATGCATCCACAAATGTCAAAGAAGTAGtccgtttatcattcttataatACACTCATTGGATCAAGCTTCTGCACATCAATAAAGAGGTTCTATATATGTgtttaacctactataatttgaaAGGATGCATGTACGGCTGCAGTTCAACACTTTCGTCCTTGCTGTTTTGGTTTAACTTAAACTGTAAACGACTAGCAAGTACTAAGCTGAACTTGTCAGCAGCAATCTGTTTCCAAAAGAGTGTTGTTGTTCGGCTGTTCTTTCCTTAATattttgttgcagaggctgggtgtaattggtatcttcttgatattaatatattcactttatcgaaaaaaaaaactaaatgcaAACATTACTCTAAATAAAGAGGAACCAAACCTAGAACCGGCCTTCCATTTCTACGCGTACGGACCAACTAACGTCTCTATCGAAAAGCACTAGCAATCTGCCATTGAGCTCAGCATGAAGCCACGGAACAACCAGGACGGATCGAATCGCGGAGAAGCAAGAAGCGTACGTACGTTGAGGATGTGGGAGATGCCCACGGTCTTGAGGAGCTCGGAGCGGGAGGCGTTGTCGTAGCTGCCGAGGAAGAGGAAGTCCTTGAGAATCTCCGAGGGGAACGCCGAGTCCTGTCGGGGAacgccgacgagcaccggcgggCGGTGGCCGCAGACCCCGCACGGCTCCCCCTCCTCATACTTGTGGTAATGCCCGCAGATCCCGCACGGGTTCTCACGCTCCCGCTTCCTCATCCCCTTCCCGCCCCCAGCCGATCGAGATCGAAATCGGAATAGGAGGATTCCGTTTCGCTCCGCTTCGCCAGTGATCGAATCCAATCGGAGATTGCTGGAGGATCGAGCTTGAAGAGAGAGAAGCGTTTGCGTTTCTTTATGTTCTTATTTTATTGCTCGGTGATATTTTATGGGTTTTCCAGACAAAGAAGTACTCCCCCCTttccaaaaaaaatataaaaaaatttaaaagtcAAACAaggcaaagtttgaccaaatagtTAGAAAAAATACCAATATCTAGAATACCAAATTATTGCCATTAGATTCATCATGATCTATATTTTTATGCGGTATATATTTCATATTATAGATATAGACAATTTTCTTAATAAACATGGTCAAACATTAGCTCATTTgacttttgaaaaaaaatatgCAATACATTGTGGCAAGGAGGGACTATTAGAACATTTCTAACACATCCTAGTCAAACCAGATACTTGCGGTATGGATTTAAAACGAGGCATTAAATAGATGCTGGAAAACTGAAAAATATTTTctattcaacacaagccctagatACAGGATCCTTACAAAAAAAAGAGACATTttctttagtccgagaatgtggcctccTTTGTGGAGATTTTGCAAAGCTCTCATGTTAATATGGGCTAGTCGGTGATGACAAAGTCAACCCAAATCTTCCGTTGCGAATAAGAAAATAGTGGCTGATGTTGTCTTTCTGGAGAAATCAACCACATACAAGACGTTTTCTATGGTCCCACAAAGAGACTTGCTCCACAAAAGGACCATGGCATCAACGTCAAAGAAAGTAGATAAAACCATAAGGGTGAGCTGACGAATGGAAAGTAGGTTATAGCCAAAGGTCTCGACAAGTAAGATGAACATGAGAGAAACGTCCGGTGTTACCACACCTTGTCGGGGCCCATTACCTTTGAGTGTGTTTTATCGGCATATGAGACCGTAGTTTTGGAAGTATTTGGCCTCAAGTTGACGATGATGTCCTTACTTCCAGTCACATGATTGGTGTTGCCAGtatcaagcacccattttgacTCAGTGGAAGCATAGTCCTAAAATGGGTCCTTtca contains the following coding sequences:
- the LOC124684177 gene encoding protein-tyrosine-phosphatase IBR5-like, producing MRKRERENPCGICGHYHKYEEGEPCGVCGHRPPVLVGVPRQDSAFPSEILKDFLFLGSYDNASRSELLKTVGISHILNTVPFCQNLYRNSFTYHCLQDDKTLQFDDAIQFLEQCERDKTRVLVHCMSGKSRSAAFVIAFLMKSRGWRLAQCYQWVKERRPQVQLADAAQQQLIEYEQKLFGSNVGVAAQSFAPTDSTFPSLGFGFPKPTGDIQLPTFNQQTPASIFERVSSNNIPSNFTFGAEKVSEVKLPDSGNVGVANLSGSESMMDSS